In a genomic window of Gemella haemolysans ATCC 10379:
- a CDS encoding 6-phosphogluconolactonase: MKYIVCNSETAVLNRMYDEFEKNLEDGAVICLPENIINTQFTNRMIDDNKMGKYRYKHVIMLGQREFADIDIEERFGLYRYARHELFKKLDVEAKNIYYPEALNSDECDEDLTSYKEVLDENPIDVAVVFLGSDGGILDYRYADEVNKDLHIVEFSNEEKSKLQMAGMEINGNKLISIGYENLMAARNLFVVVLGSDKRQYIAELFENEDSDNKTILSILNNHKNLFIFTDKEASYKSEEEVNRLIKQRQKKLEIKEREEKLQNEEKKKDR, translated from the coding sequence GTGAAATATATAGTTTGTAATAGTGAAACAGCAGTTTTAAATAGAATGTATGATGAATTTGAAAAAAATTTAGAAGATGGTGCAGTTATTTGTTTACCAGAAAATATTATTAATACTCAATTTACAAATAGAATGATAGATGATAATAAAATGGGGAAATATCGTTATAAACATGTAATTATGCTAGGACAACGTGAGTTTGCTGATATTGATATAGAGGAAAGATTTGGATTATATCGATATGCAAGACATGAACTTTTTAAGAAATTAGATGTTGAAGCAAAAAACATTTATTATCCTGAAGCTTTAAACAGTGATGAATGTGATGAAGATTTAACTAGCTATAAAGAAGTATTAGATGAGAATCCAATCGATGTTGCCGTAGTTTTCTTAGGATCAGATGGTGGAATTCTCGATTATCGATATGCAGATGAAGTAAATAAAGATCTTCACATTGTAGAATTTTCAAATGAGGAAAAATCTAAGCTTCAGATGGCAGGAATGGAAATAAACGGTAATAAATTAATAAGTATTGGATATGAAAATCTAATGGCAGCTAGAAATTTATTTGTAGTTGTATTAGGTAGTGATAAGAGACAATACATAGCAGAATTGTTTGAGAATGAGGATTCAGACAATAAGACTATTCTGTCAATCTTAAATAATCATAAAAATTTATTTATTTTTACTGATAAAGAAGCTAGTTATAAATCAGAAGAAGAAGTAAATAGACTTATTAAACAAAGACAAAAAAAATTAGAAATTAAAGAACGTGAAGAAAAATTACAAAATGAGGAGAAAAAAAAGGATAGGTAA